GATGCACGCCCAGGCTCATGAGATCGTTCATGAGGTCGTAGCGTCCGGCCACGCGGTCGAACACGCCGCGCACCAGCGTGGCCTTCGCGGCGGGATCGACCGCCTGGCGCCCGAAATTGCGGGCGAGGCGCTGGACGGCGGGATCGGCGGGCTCAACCATGCCGGCCAAGGGCGCAGAAGGCCCGGCCGTCGTCAAGGGGCCGCCCCTGGCCAAGCGCCGCACGGTCGCCTATGTCCGGGCCGGTCCCCTCGCCGGCTGTCCTCGTCCATGCCTGAGCTTCCTGAAGTCGAAACCGTGCGCCGCGCCCTCGAGAAGCGACTGGAGGGCGGCCGCATACGCGCCGTCGCGCAGAACCGTGCGGACCTGCGTTTCCCGCTGCCCGCCGACCTGCCCGGCCGGCTCGCGGGGCGCGTCGTCCAGCGCTTCCGCCGGAGGGCGAAATACCTGCTGCTCGACCTCGACGACGGCCAGACCCTGCTGTTGCATCTTGGCATGTCGGGGCGGCTCGTCCTGGACGGCGAAGGCGGCCACAAGCACGAGCACGTCACCTTCGCCTTCGCGGACGGCGCCGTCCTGCGCTTCATCGACCCACGCCGGTTCGGCATGATCGATCTCGCCGGCACGGAGGGCCTGGAGGATCACCCGCGCCTGGCGACGCTCGGCCTCGAGCCGATGGGCAACGCCTTCAACGGACGGGCGCTGAAGGACGCGCTGGGCACGTCGATCAGCCCGCTCAAGGTCGCGCTGATGGACCAGCGCCGGGTGGTCGGCGTCGGCAACATCTACGCGAGCGAGAGCCTGTTCCGCGCGCGGCTGAATCCGGACCGGCCGGCCGGAACGCTCGATCCCGGCGAGGCCGAGACGCTGGCCGCCTCGATTCGCGCCGTGCTGACGGACGCGATCGCGGCCGGCGGCTCGTCCTTGCGGGACTACGTCCAGACCGACGGCGAGCTCGGCTATTTCCAGCACGACTTTCGAGTCTACGGCCGCGAAGGCGCGCCGTGCCTCGTCTGCGCGACGCCGATCGCCAAGCGGGTCCAGGCGAACCGCGCGACCTTCCTCTGCCCCGCCTGCCAGGCCTGAGCTGCGCGCGCTCAACAGGTTTTGTCCCCTGGCCGGAGGACGGCCCTGGACGAGGCGGCCGGCCATGGTGTTTAACGCGCCGCGCAGCAACCGCCGGCTCCGCCCGAGGTCTCGTCGCCCGAGCCGGTTCTTTTGGAGCACGCTCGCCATGGCTTACGACACCCTCCTGGTCGAGACGCGGGGCGCCG
Above is a genomic segment from Geminicoccaceae bacterium SCSIO 64248 containing:
- the mutM gene encoding bifunctional DNA-formamidopyrimidine glycosylase/DNA-(apurinic or apyrimidinic site) lyase, giving the protein MPELPEVETVRRALEKRLEGGRIRAVAQNRADLRFPLPADLPGRLAGRVVQRFRRRAKYLLLDLDDGQTLLLHLGMSGRLVLDGEGGHKHEHVTFAFADGAVLRFIDPRRFGMIDLAGTEGLEDHPRLATLGLEPMGNAFNGRALKDALGTSISPLKVALMDQRRVVGVGNIYASESLFRARLNPDRPAGTLDPGEAETLAASIRAVLTDAIAAGGSSLRDYVQTDGELGYFQHDFRVYGREGAPCLVCATPIAKRVQANRATFLCPACQA